Sequence from the Luteitalea sp. genome:
TTCTGCCTCCCAACACCCGGTCGTTCGGTAGACGTCCTTCCATTCAGCGTCGAGCGCGAACCAGCCAGCCGCGCCCGCGATGCCGCGGGCGCCCCGGAGCAGTGCGCCGTCAGCGAGAATGCCGACGCCGATGCCCGTCCCGATCGAGACGAACACCACGTGGCGCAGCCCGCGCGCGACGCCGAGCCAGGTCTCACCGAGCACGTAGCCTGACCGGTCGCTGTCGATGACGACCTTCGTGCGGAGCGCGCCCAGTAGCGCCTCCCGCAACGGGACTTCGCCCGTGCCCCAGAGATTCGGACACCACGCATAGCCGGTGTCCGGTGTGTAGATCCCTGGCACGATCACACCCACGGCAGCGACGTCACCTGACGTGCTGGCGATCGCGGTCACAGTCTCGTCGAGCGTCCGCGCGGACGGCAGCGTTCGGTGATGCGAGAGGCGTCCCTGCGCATCGACGCGCGCGATCGCTGTCTTGGTGCCTCCGACGTCCACCGCCAGCACGGTCGTCACGGTTCGCCGATCCTCAGAACCTGGACGGCCGAGGGCTCGAGCGTGACGTTGAATCGGATGCCGTCCTCGTTGCGGCTCAGCGCGACAGGGCGCTCGGTCTCGAGATTCGTCCCGATGTGCTCGCCCGGCGGCAGGTGAAGCGACACGATGCCGGTCGCCGTCTCGTTCCCGTGATTGAAGACGAACACCAACACGTCGCGACCACTTTCCAGGTAGCGGACCTCGATCTCCGCGCCGGACACTGCGACGGGCCTCGTGACGCCAGCCCAGTCGAGCAGCCCATTGTAAAAGCGTTCGACCGGCTCGGTCGGTGTGCTCTGATAGGCGGCGCTCACATACGATCCCACCATCAACGTCTCGCCGGTTCCATATGTGTTCGCGATCCCGGCGGACCGACCATCGGCAAACTTCGCAACGACGCGGGCGTCGGGTCCGAGCGGCGCCAGCGTTTCTTCGTACCACCGGGCTGGCAGCGCGTCGCCCGGCTTGACGCCTGACACCTCAGAGCTCGTCCACCGGATGTCGGTCCGACCGTCCTCGGCCGTCTGGACCGCTATCTCTCGGCACCCCATCACCTCCGACAGCCCAAGCCCTGGAATGCGCTCGGCGGCGAAGCCACGCTCGTTGTTCCACGCGAGGCGGGCTTCGGCCACCAGTCGGCCGCCGGTACGGACGTACTCACCGAGCACTGCCGCCGAGGCCTCGGGCACCATCAGCGGGTAGGGAAAGATCACGAGCTTGTAAGGCCGGAGCTTCTCCGGCGAGACGTAATCGATGTGGACGTAGTCGAGTGGCACGTTCTGATGAAAGAGCGCGCGATGAACACCCAAGAGCGAGTCGCGTTCGATGCCAATCATCTCCCCTTGCGGGCCACCGTACTGCGTGGCCCGCTGCCGGCCGCCCACGAAATGCGACAGCGGATTGTAGACAACGGCCACCTCCGTTCGAGGCGGACGCGCTTCGAGGAAGTACTGCTGATACCGATCCACGACACGTGCGACGGCGCCAGCCGCCTTCGCGCGATCGGTAATCGTCCCGTCGAGCTGAATCAGCCCGAAGCCCCCCGATTCATAGCCGGAGCTCATTGGATACCACGCGTAGTAGTTGATGCCCTTGGCGCCGCGCGCGATGGCCGACCACGTCCACACCCGGAGGTCATCTGGCGTTACCGTGGGACTGACGTTGACGGCGATGGTGCCAAAGCCACCTTGCAGCTCACCAACCCAGAAGCCCTCGCGACCGTCGTCATAGCCGAAGGAGCGGGCGAAGTCGAGCAGCGCGGCGCGCCACGGCACGTCGCGATCAACGAAGGCCGAGTGCTTCGGATAGAACGACGTCCCATAGAAGTCGACGTGCTGGGCCATGGTCCAGTCATCCGCCTGGCCTTCCCAATGATGCGGAGACGCGAACAAGCCGACCCCGGCGGCATGACTGGTCACGACGGTACCGGGCGCCACCGCCTTGACCGCGTCGTAGCGGTCCTTCAAGTCTTCACCGAGCTTGTCGACGATGAAGGCTTTCCAGTCGATGTAATCCGCGAATGACAGGATCGTGCTGATGCGGCTGGGCTCCACCTCTGCCCACGCAGAGAACCGCCGGTACCACGCGTCGTTCAACGCGTCGAGCGATCGATACTTCTTCCGGAGCCACTGGCGGAAGCGTCGCTTCGTGTGGGGGCAGAAGCAGAACTCGGGATTCGGGATCCACGTGGGGTTGGCCCAGTTGATGACATGCGGCTCGCTCCACAGGTCGAACCCGAGGAAGGCCGGACTCTGGACCGCCCGTTTCGCCAGCGCCGCATAGAAGGCGACATCCGCCGCGCGCACGCCCGCGTGGTCGCGACAATAGCCGGGTGAAGACTCCGGGTGTATCGCTTGGCCGTTGGAGGAGACGAACAGCGAATCGGGATACTTCGCTCCGACCCATTCCGGTGCGGAATCCATGTACACCTGGAGCACGAGTTTCAACTGTTGTTCTTCGGCAAGCTCCAGCAACACGTCGAGCGTCTCGAAGCGATAGGTGCCTTCGACCGGCTCCCCGGACGCCCAGTCGATCCACGCCCGTACGGTGTTGAAGCCGAGCGTCTTGATGTGCCGGACGTCCTCGCGCCAGCGCGGCTTCTTTGCTCGTGCATCGCGCTCGAGCATGGGGGCGCGCGCCCGGCCGCCGCCGTACCACACCGCCATTGGAAAGAAGCGTGACGTCGACGAGCGGGTCGCGTTGCGCACGTTCTGGGGGACGCTCGCGGTCATCGCCCGGGCGCCGATCGTGGTGGGGACCATGGCGGAGAGCTTCAAAAAGTCGCGCCGTGGGATCACGCCTACCTCCGTGCTCGTGGAGTCGTCAGCTCCAGGACAACCTTGTATCGGTCGCCTCGCATGACTGACTGGACGTACTCGAGCGGTCGCCCGCTGGCCAGATAGGTTACTCGCTCAGCGACAAGACCTGGCGAGCCAGGCGCGACGCCGAGCAGCTCTGCCTCCCAGGTGCTGATGAGCACCGCAACGTGGGTTTCCCGTGCGCGTGCGGGGTAGAGGCTGTAGCGGGACGAGAGGAGCGCGTACAACGAGACGGATGGGGCGAAGTTGATCTCCTCGATGCCAGGAACCGAGGCCATAGGAATGTACGCGGTCTGGACTCCCATCGGCTCCCCGTCTGCGAGGCGCAGTCGACGGAGGCGGAAGACCGGCTCGCTGGAGGACATTCCCAGCGTCGCGGCGACGTCTGCAGGTACCTCGATCGCGCCCTGGTCGAGCACTTCGGAGGTTGACGGCAGCCCGCGGCGGCGCATTTCGTCGGTAAAGCTCGTGAGCTCACGGGGCCCCTGCTCGAGCGGAGGGCGCTGAACAAACGTCCCGCGGCCCTGCTCGCGGCGGATATAGCCGTCGTGGGCGAGCTCTTGCAGCGCCTGCCGTACGGTGATCTTGCTCACCTGAAACCGAGCCATGAGCTCCTGTTCGGTCGGGAGCTGGTCATCCGGCTTCCAACGCCCGGCATCTATCTCCTTCAAAACCAACGTCTTGAGTTGGTGATATAGGGGAATCGGCGCGTTGCGGTTGACAGTCATTATATCGTCCGCTTATTATAATGACATATTCTAATTTGCGTCCAGAGTTTTGGTAGGGCGAGGCTGAGACGTTGAGCGCGCCCGGCACTGCCATGCACCGTCTGTTCATTCTGGGCTTGCTTGCGCTTCAGCTGTTCTCGAGCCGAGCGGCTGCTCCGGCCCCGAGCCGCGTCAAGACGGGCCTTGACGTTCTGGTTGAACGGCGCTTCGCGCCGCTGGCTGGTCGCCGTATTGGGCTGCTGACGGCTGAAACGGCCATCACACAGGATCGGCGACGAGCGATTGATGTGCTGGCGGAGGCGCCGAACGTGACGTTGGTCGCGATCTTTGCGCCCGAGCACGGACTCTCCGCAACGCGGACCGGGGACATCGACGACAGCGTGGATCAAGCGACGGGTGTTCGCGTTTACAGCCTGTATCAACGGGGACGCGGCCGGCCTACTCCCGAGATGCTGAAAGGTCTGGATGCGCTCGTGTACGACATCCCGCAGTTCGGTGCGCGGTTCCTCACGCGAATAACGCTACTCGGCTATGGCATTGAGGCCGCTGCGCGACAGCGCATTCCCGTCTATGTGCTCGACCGGCCTAACTTTATCAATGGCGTGGACGTGGCGGGGCCGTTGCTGGACGACAACCATACATCGTTTGTCGGCTACATGCGCCTACCTATCCGCCACGGTATGACGGCTGGTGAGCTCGCGTTGATGGCCAACGGAGAAAAGCAGCTTGGCGCCGATGTGCGCGTCATTCGGATGGAAGGGTGGAAGCGGGCGATGTGGTACGACGAGACCGGGCTGGAGTGGATCAATCCGTCTCCGAACATCCGGAATCTCACGCAAGCCATCCTGTATCCCGGCGCGTGCCTGCTGGAGTCGGCGCACGTTTCGGTCGGTCGAGGTACCGATACGCCGTTCCAGATCGTGGGTGCCCCGTGGTTTCGCGCGAAAGAGATCGCGGCTTATCTGAATGGCCGACAGCTGCCAGGTGTGCGTTTCATGACGAGGCGATTTCGCCCGTCAGCGTCGGTGTACGCCGGTGAGGAATGCGAAGGGTTGGACATTCTGTTAGTGAATCGGGAGGTGTTCGACCCGGTGCTGATGGGATTGGAGCTGCTTGCCGCTGTGCTCAGATTTCATCCCGGCGACTTTCAGCTTGCGTCGGTGATGCGCCTTCTGGGGAACGACGAGGCAGCCGCTCGGCTTCTGCGCGGTGAGACGGGGCGCGAGATTCTCACCGCGCAGCGTCACGAGCTCGACGAGTTCCTGCGCATCCGCGCCAAATACCTGTTGTACGAGTGAGTCTCGCATGCGTGCGCGTGCGGACCGCCCAGTGACATGGCGCTGTGACATGATGCTGTGACACGGCTTCGGTGGGAGGGGGGGTAAGACGGTGACAAGGAGAGATGTCCAAACAGTCTTCGGTGCCTTCGTGGTGACCGCGACCTGCGCCGTTACGTTGCACGCACAGTCGATCACCGGCACCGTCACGGGCAATGTCAGCGACACGAGCGGCGCCGTTGTCCCGAGAGTGGAAATGAGTCTGATCAACGCCGATACAGGCGTGGTGCGAACCGCCAGCAGCGACGAGCGTGGAAACTTCCGATTTCTGTTGGTGCCGCCAGGAGAATATGCGGTTGAGGCCTCGCTGCCGGGCTTCAGGGCGTTCCGCCGAGCGGGCATTGTGGTGGAAGCGGACCGCTCCTTGGCAGTCCCCGTTCAACTGGAGGTGGGCGAGCTCGAGCAAACGATTGAGGTGCAAGCTGGCACGCCGCTGCTCGAGACCAACACCTCCTCGCTGGGCACGGTCGTCGATGAACAAAAGATCGAATCCTTGCCGCTGCTGGGGCGCAACCCGACGGGCTTGGCGAACCTGCTGCCCACCGTACGAGGCATTGGGTTCTTCGGCGGGCCGGTGCTCTCCACGTGGCGCCTCGCGGGCGTGACGATTGGCGGCGGCGATCCGCTCTCGAGCAGCACCCTCGTCGACGGCATGGCCATGGACAAGATGCAAGATGGCGGCGCGCTGGTCCTGCCGACGGTTGAGGGCACCCGGGAATTCAAAGTCGTGACCAATGCCATGTCAGCCGAATTCGGGCGCACGGCGGGCGGCATCATGAGCATCATCACGA
This genomic interval carries:
- a CDS encoding UTRA domain-containing protein, giving the protein MTVNRNAPIPLYHQLKTLVLKEIDAGRWKPDDQLPTEQELMARFQVSKITVRQALQELAHDGYIRREQGRGTFVQRPPLEQGPRELTSFTDEMRRRGLPSTSEVLDQGAIEVPADVAATLGMSSSEPVFRLRRLRLADGEPMGVQTAYIPMASVPGIEEINFAPSVSLYALLSSRYSLYPARARETHVAVLISTWEAELLGVAPGSPGLVAERVTYLASGRPLEYVQSVMRGDRYKVVLELTTPRARR
- a CDS encoding DUF1343 domain-containing protein, which codes for MHRLFILGLLALQLFSSRAAAPAPSRVKTGLDVLVERRFAPLAGRRIGLLTAETAITQDRRRAIDVLAEAPNVTLVAIFAPEHGLSATRTGDIDDSVDQATGVRVYSLYQRGRGRPTPEMLKGLDALVYDIPQFGARFLTRITLLGYGIEAAARQRIPVYVLDRPNFINGVDVAGPLLDDNHTSFVGYMRLPIRHGMTAGELALMANGEKQLGADVRVIRMEGWKRAMWYDETGLEWINPSPNIRNLTQAILYPGACLLESAHVSVGRGTDTPFQIVGAPWFRAKEIAAYLNGRQLPGVRFMTRRFRPSASVYAGEECEGLDILLVNREVFDPVLMGLELLAAVLRFHPGDFQLASVMRLLGNDEAAARLLRGETGREILTAQRHELDEFLRIRAKYLLYE
- a CDS encoding ROK family protein; protein product: MVRRNAGAARTRRPRRCEVCRWSVRRDREHIWNRRDVDGGIVCERRLSEHTDRAGRTLLQWAARLGWRHEARRSVRRGDRGPLPGKWSRRVGVRLQSRERDGDRHRVASPAAGRAHRDESRDRAPCRAEPQRGRHPIQRHARALGRPGSEDRRTVTTVLAVDVGGTKTAIARVDAQGRLSHHRTLPSARTLDETVTAIASTSGDVAAVGVIVPGIYTPDTGYAWCPNLWGTGEVPLREALLGALRTKVVIDSDRSGYVLGETWLGVARGLRHVVFVSIGTGIGVGILADGALLRGARGIAGAAGWFALDAEWKDVYRTTGCWEAEAAGPAVARAAGATDAQPVVTAARSGDGSACQILDRATRYTGMGVANLVSAFNPEMVVLGGGLIEGAGDVMLDRIRAEVTRWAQPIASAHCRIELSALGGRAGLFGAARLALDTCRGGAI